The Clostridium sp. AWRP genome has a window encoding:
- a CDS encoding ABC-2 transporter permease, whose amino-acid sequence MVLPIRKRDIVKARFYLVVCIELVQVIVCIPFAFIRDKFIPMNNQVGIEANVAFIGLSFIMLGLFNFILLTQYYKNGYKIGVPFV is encoded by the coding sequence ATGGTCTTGCCAATTCGGAAAAGGGATATCGTAAAGGCGAGATTTTATCTAGTTGTTTGCATTGAACTGGTACAGGTCATTGTCTGCATTCCATTTGCTTTTATCCGGGATAAATTCATTCCGATGAATAATCAGGTTGGGATTGAAGCAAATGTTGCATTCATCGGCTTGTCATTTATCATGCTTGGTTTGTTCAATTTTATTTTACTTACACAATATTATAAGAACGGGTATAAAATCGGAGTGCCTTTTGTGTAG
- a CDS encoding DNRLRE domain-containing protein: MISLDTFTIQASKSLTLTDKIPNGNIQDYKMIVGCDDEFEYHSLLYFNISSLPNNIIVTNAELTLFKCDNFHNDKSVEFIIYPIYDHFSIYTTYSRIPLADKFSGTRFYPMTSKSTVAINITHIVSSWIKNPSSNKGIMISNIWNNAIASFGSVLAKKQQIVPFISITYKHNDTTHTKNNKLNCNHDFHLSVQIINSCNPIIPPVPPNPSLIEVIATGTIEEDSIFVVIIELVVRRSNGTIDKYYVSDEYINSTDKPMNINKTYTIPVVPALNAGDLVTGANIYGAYRDVAP; this comes from the coding sequence GTGATATCTTTGGATACATTTACGATTCAAGCAAGTAAAAGTCTCACATTAACTGATAAAATCCCAAATGGGAATATTCAAGACTACAAGATGATCGTAGGATGTGATGACGAATTTGAGTATCATAGTTTACTTTATTTCAATATTTCTTCATTACCAAATAATATTATAGTAACCAACGCTGAATTAACACTATTTAAATGTGATAATTTTCATAATGATAAAAGTGTTGAGTTTATAATATATCCAATATATGACCATTTTAGCATATACACTACTTATTCTAGAATTCCATTAGCGGATAAATTTAGCGGAACTAGGTTTTATCCAATGACATCAAAATCAACAGTTGCTATAAATATAACTCATATAGTTTCTTCATGGATTAAAAATCCTTCATCAAACAAGGGTATAATGATTTCTAATATATGGAACAACGCTATAGCAAGTTTTGGATCGGTATTAGCAAAAAAACAACAGATAGTTCCTTTTATAAGCATCACTTATAAACACAATGATACTACACACACTAAAAATAACAAATTAAATTGCAATCATGATTTTCATCTATCAGTACAAATAATTAATAGTTGTAATCCTATTATTCCTCCAGTTCCTCCAAATCCTAGTCTAATCGAAGTCATAGCAACCGGAACAATTGAAGAAGATTCCATATTTGTAGTAATAATAGAATTAGTTGTAAGAAGAAGTAATGGTACCATTGATAAATATTATGTTTCAGATGAATATATCAATTCGACTGATAAACCAATGAATATTAATAAGACGTATACAATCCCTGTAGTACCCGCACTTAATGCAGGTGATTTAGTAACAGGTGCTAATATTTACGGTGCTTATAGAGATGTCGCCCCATAG
- the ilvA gene encoding threonine ammonia-lyase — MKVNLTLKDVLEASKRIEGICVKTKLIYSSEFSRESGNEVYIKPENLQITGAFKLRGASNKIVKLSDEQKAKGLIASSAGNHAQGVAYSAQKLGIKATIVMPETTPLIKVQATKNYGADVVLKGKVYDEAYEEAKRLEKENGYTFVHPFNDVDVMAGQGTIALEIIEELKDVDAILVPIGGGGLISGIAVAAKSINPNIKVIGVQAEGANPMKVSFDTGKLTYAEKVDTIADGAAVKQPGDLTFEVIKEYVDEIVTVSDKELMEAVFVVLEKHKLVAEATGVMSLAALKRLNFKGKKVVSLISGGNIDVVTMASLLNNGLFSRGRIFCFSVKLKDTPGQLLKISQILAEKGANVIKLDHNQFKAVDRLKHVVLEVTVETNGYEHIESIVKALNDEGYDVDRVC, encoded by the coding sequence ATGAAAGTAAATTTAACGTTAAAGGATGTATTAGAGGCTAGTAAAAGAATAGAAGGAATATGTGTAAAAACTAAATTAATATATAGTTCGGAATTTAGCAGAGAAAGTGGTAATGAGGTATATATAAAACCAGAAAACCTTCAAATTACTGGAGCATTTAAGTTAAGAGGTGCATCAAACAAAATTGTTAAACTAAGTGATGAGCAAAAAGCAAAGGGACTTATAGCTTCTTCTGCAGGAAATCATGCTCAAGGTGTAGCATACTCTGCACAAAAACTTGGAATTAAGGCAACAATTGTTATGCCTGAAACTACTCCACTTATAAAGGTCCAAGCTACTAAAAACTATGGTGCTGATGTAGTACTTAAAGGAAAAGTTTATGATGAGGCTTATGAAGAAGCTAAAAGACTAGAGAAAGAAAATGGGTATACTTTTGTTCATCCTTTTAATGATGTAGATGTAATGGCAGGCCAGGGAACTATAGCACTTGAGATAATAGAAGAACTAAAGGATGTAGATGCTATATTAGTACCAATAGGTGGAGGTGGATTAATAAGTGGAATAGCAGTAGCTGCTAAATCTATTAATCCTAATATAAAAGTAATAGGAGTTCAAGCTGAAGGTGCAAATCCTATGAAAGTTTCTTTTGATACAGGTAAACTCACTTATGCAGAGAAAGTTGATACTATCGCTGATGGTGCAGCAGTAAAGCAGCCTGGAGATCTTACTTTTGAAGTGATAAAGGAGTATGTAGATGAAATTGTTACAGTAAGTGATAAAGAACTTATGGAAGCTGTGTTTGTTGTTTTAGAAAAACATAAGCTTGTAGCAGAGGCAACAGGAGTAATGTCCTTAGCAGCGCTAAAAAGATTAAACTTTAAAGGAAAAAAGGTAGTTTCCCTAATAAGTGGAGGAAATATAGATGTAGTAACAATGGCATCTCTTTTAAATAATGGGTTATTTTCAAGAGGAAGGATATTCTGTTTCTCAGTTAAACTTAAGGACACTCCAGGACAACTTCTTAAAATATCTCAGATATTAGCAGAAAAAGGAGCTAATGTAATAAAATTGGATCACAATCAGTTCAAGGCTGTTGACAGATTGAAACATGTGGTTTTAGAAGTTACAGTAGAAACAAATGGGTATGAGCATATAGAATCTATAGTTAAGGCATTAAATGATGAAGGATATGATGTAGATAGAGTTTGTTAG
- a CDS encoding xanthine phosphoribosyltransferase codes for MKELRKKILEEGHALSESILKVDSFLNHKVDPKLMYSIGKSFTEHFKDMGITKIFTIESSGIAPAVMTALQMDLPMVILKKKESKILSEDVYQTTVHSFTKDSNYELTLSKKYICHEDNILIIDDFLANGEASKGTIRLVEQCGAKVAGIGIVIEKSFQPGRKLLDKQGYHVYSLARIKRLAKDTIEFMD; via the coding sequence ATGAAGGAATTACGAAAAAAAATCTTAGAGGAAGGACATGCCTTAAGTGAATCAATATTAAAAGTAGATTCATTTTTAAATCATAAAGTTGATCCAAAACTCATGTATTCCATAGGAAAAAGTTTTACAGAACATTTTAAAGATATGGGAATCACAAAGATATTTACTATTGAAAGTTCAGGAATAGCCCCAGCTGTTATGACTGCTCTTCAGATGGATTTACCTATGGTAATATTAAAAAAGAAAGAATCCAAAATATTAAGTGAAGATGTATATCAAACTACAGTTCACTCATTTACCAAGGACTCTAATTATGAACTTACTTTATCAAAAAAATACATATGCCATGAGGATAATATTCTTATAATTGATGACTTTTTAGCTAATGGAGAAGCTTCAAAAGGTACTATACGCCTGGTTGAACAGTGTGGTGCAAAGGTAGCGGGAATTGGAATTGTTATTGAAAAGTCCTTTCAACCCGGCCGTAAACTCCTTGATAAACAAGGATATCATGTATATTCTCTTGCTAGAATAAAAAGGCTTGCAAAAGATACTATTGAATTTATGGATTAA
- a CDS encoding nucleobase:cation symporter-2 family protein: protein MEAKRQEEQASEIGLIYGVYDKPKLLSQILLGFQHIFAAFGGIIVVPIIISSSLKLDSHASTALISAAILVAGIATFIQSRGIGPVGARVACIMGTDITFVAPAVAVGKRFGLSGVFGATILGALIVIILSFSIKYIMKLFPPIVTGIVVCLIGLTLLPVSIDWAAGGSGVQNYGSLKNIGIALTVTLITLLLNHYGKGLLSSASILIGMAAGYIICIALGMVDFSSISKASIVTLPKIFQHGITFNSSVLLPFIPAYLVSVISTVGNLRAINEISGIKEDDISISHGVLSDGIGSAIAGIFGAMPNTSFSQNVGLIPLTKVASKFVTMTAGIILIILGLFPKFAAIINAMPQVVLGGVGIVMFGTVAAAGIQTLSKVKLNNRNLLIIATSIGLGLGVTFRPEILSNLPESLKMIFSSGISTGTIAALILNLILKEEK, encoded by the coding sequence ATGGAAGCTAAAAGACAAGAAGAACAAGCATCTGAAATAGGATTAATTTATGGAGTTTATGATAAACCTAAATTATTATCTCAAATTTTATTAGGATTTCAGCACATTTTTGCTGCTTTTGGTGGAATTATTGTAGTCCCAATAATCATTTCATCTTCACTAAAACTCGACTCCCATGCATCTACGGCACTAATAAGTGCTGCAATTCTAGTAGCTGGAATAGCTACCTTCATACAATCTAGGGGTATTGGCCCAGTTGGAGCAAGAGTAGCTTGTATTATGGGAACAGACATCACTTTTGTAGCCCCGGCTGTAGCCGTTGGAAAAAGATTTGGACTTTCCGGCGTATTTGGAGCCACTATATTAGGAGCACTTATTGTAATTATTTTAAGCTTTTCTATTAAATACATAATGAAGCTTTTCCCACCAATTGTAACTGGAATAGTTGTATGCCTAATAGGACTTACACTTCTGCCAGTTTCAATAGATTGGGCGGCAGGAGGTTCTGGAGTTCAAAATTATGGGAGTTTAAAAAATATAGGCATTGCGTTAACTGTAACCTTAATTACTTTACTTTTAAATCATTATGGCAAAGGGCTTTTAAGCAGTGCCTCAATTTTAATTGGGATGGCAGCAGGTTACATAATTTGTATTGCTCTTGGTATGGTAGATTTTTCATCTATTTCAAAAGCAAGTATAGTAACACTTCCAAAAATATTTCAACATGGTATCACCTTTAATTCAAGTGTTCTACTTCCCTTTATTCCGGCATATTTAGTTTCTGTCATAAGTACTGTAGGAAATTTAAGAGCAATAAACGAAATATCAGGTATTAAAGAAGATGATATCAGTATTTCACATGGTGTACTTTCTGATGGAATTGGAAGTGCAATTGCTGGAATATTTGGTGCTATGCCAAACACTTCTTTTAGTCAAAACGTGGGATTGATTCCCCTTACTAAAGTTGCAAGTAAATTTGTCACAATGACTGCAGGAATAATACTTATTATACTTGGATTATTTCCTAAATTTGCTGCAATAATAAACGCAATGCCTCAAGTTGTACTTGGTGGTGTTGGAATAGTAATGTTTGGAACAGTTGCTGCTGCTGGAATTCAAACCTTAAGTAAGGTAAAATTAAATAATAGGAACCTTCTCATAATAGCAACTTCTATAGGTTTGGGTCTTGGAGTTACCTTTAGGCCTGAAATTTTATCAAACCTTCCAGAAAGTTTAAAGATGATTTTTTCATCTGGTATCTCTACAGGAACTATTGCAGCACTTATATTAAATCTTATTTTGAAAGAAGAAAAATAA
- a CDS encoding AAA family ATPase produces MKKSVFYKWLKIIKKLDDMTCNAQISNCIIIEESYGDLDDSYVRDKCESIFSKLSYTEKEDDENITSKNLFNSLKLYEEFKENKLLQEIMDMPDIDPDKYDGSYELVRETVESFSRTPIDVIDVSDLDMLYFMTVGTWKVKVKYKIQKIKNSHLPIEEKKRLTKIFNSVMERARKHEYENVVGDWSVGMFSTGFYTFTSKSDEESARRFISLCIKIHKSYDENEILHMAEETFKTSIKGMQAVEASVILHCLKPYIFPIINTDTIEDYVLLEEKGIIFTDPKELTNYVENTRKIREFRDEECLFRNYKVLDMKLLSIERMKIDKSKYTEIVPNRDVINEEDLEIPACSKSTYSKEDFLNEIFMEEGQYDVIYNLLRHKKNIILKGPSGVGKTFIAQKFVYSIMEQRDDARVKMIQFHEGYSYENFVIGYRPEKNGFSLKYGIFYRFCKQAQNDSRRPYYFIIDEIDRGNLSKIFGEAIMLVEADKRGENYAISLPYIENLFYIPRNVYIIGTMSARKGSSRVFDCGLRRRFAFIEIEPAFSNLNFRRYIENKNEELADSIIEKFIKLNEDIENDPSLGGDFRIGHSYFCTPKNTLSKEEYKSIIQYEILPQIAEYWTNEPYRIKKWIKELIK; encoded by the coding sequence ATGAAAAAAAGCGTATTTTATAAATGGCTAAAAATAATAAAAAAATTGGATGATATGACTTGTAATGCTCAAATTTCAAATTGTATTATAATAGAAGAATCTTATGGAGATCTAGATGATTCTTATGTAAGGGATAAGTGTGAGTCTATTTTTTCTAAACTTTCTTATACTGAAAAAGAGGATGATGAAAATATAACTTCAAAAAATCTTTTTAATTCATTGAAATTATATGAGGAGTTTAAAGAAAACAAACTTCTTCAGGAAATAATGGATATGCCTGATATAGATCCGGATAAATACGATGGGTCCTATGAGCTTGTCAGGGAAACAGTAGAGTCCTTTTCAAGAACACCAATAGATGTTATAGATGTAAGTGATTTGGATATGCTATATTTTATGACTGTGGGTACCTGGAAAGTTAAGGTAAAATATAAAATCCAAAAAATAAAAAATAGTCATTTGCCTATAGAAGAAAAGAAAAGGCTAACAAAAATATTTAATTCTGTAATGGAGAGAGCTAGAAAACATGAATATGAAAATGTTGTAGGTGACTGGTCTGTAGGAATGTTTAGCACTGGATTTTACACATTCACTTCAAAATCAGATGAAGAGAGCGCTAGAAGATTTATATCTTTGTGTATAAAAATACATAAATCATATGATGAAAATGAAATCCTTCATATGGCTGAGGAAACCTTTAAAACTAGTATAAAAGGTATGCAAGCAGTGGAAGCTTCAGTTATTCTTCATTGCTTGAAGCCTTACATTTTCCCTATAATTAATACGGATACAATTGAAGATTACGTTTTGCTTGAAGAAAAAGGTATAATTTTTACAGATCCAAAAGAACTTACAAATTATGTTGAAAATACTAGGAAAATTAGAGAGTTTAGGGATGAAGAGTGTCTGTTTAGAAATTACAAAGTATTGGATATGAAATTACTAAGCATAGAGAGAATGAAAATAGATAAGTCCAAGTATACTGAAATTGTGCCAAATAGGGATGTTATTAATGAAGAAGATTTAGAAATACCTGCTTGTTCAAAATCTACGTATTCTAAAGAGGATTTCTTAAATGAAATATTTATGGAAGAAGGTCAGTATGATGTTATATATAATCTTTTAAGGCATAAAAAGAACATAATTCTAAAAGGTCCATCTGGTGTTGGTAAAACTTTTATAGCCCAAAAATTTGTTTATTCTATAATGGAACAAAGAGATGATGCAAGGGTTAAGATGATTCAGTTTCATGAGGGATATTCTTACGAAAATTTTGTCATAGGTTATAGACCAGAAAAGAATGGGTTTAGTCTTAAATACGGCATATTTTATCGTTTTTGCAAGCAAGCCCAAAATGATTCCAGACGGCCCTATTACTTTATAATTGATGAAATAGACAGGGGAAATCTGAGTAAGATTTTTGGGGAAGCTATCATGCTTGTTGAGGCTGATAAGAGGGGAGAAAATTATGCTATATCTCTACCTTATATTGAAAACTTATTTTATATACCAAGAAATGTTTATATTATAGGCACTATGAGTGCACGTAAAGGCAGCAGCAGAGTGTTTGATTGTGGTCTTAGAAGACGTTTTGCTTTTATTGAAATTGAACCTGCATTTAGTAATTTAAATTTTAGAAGATATATAGAAAATAAGAATGAAGAATTGGCAGACAGTATTATTGAAAAGTTTATAAAACTTAATGAAGATATTGAAAATGATCCTTCCTTAGGTGGGGATTTTCGTATAGGGCACAGCTATTTTTGTACGCCGAAGAATACATTAAGCAAAGAGGAATATAAAAGTATTATTCAATATGAAATTTTACCTCAGATTGCCGAATATTGGACTAATGAACCTTACAGAATAAAAAAGTGGATAAAAGAACTTATAAAGTAA
- a CDS encoding MarR family transcriptional regulator, giving the protein MKNKTEMYIGRKISILSRRIHRRIDKEASQYGITAVQARILGFIYCNSNKKDIFQRDIEEELDIRRSSVTSVLQLMEKNGYIRRVSVSEDARLKKIIITEKGLEIQKKVYDFILEMEESLKDELSDEETDILVDLLDRLSEKIGDGI; this is encoded by the coding sequence ATGAAGAATAAAACAGAAATGTACATTGGAAGAAAGATTAGTATACTTTCTAGGAGAATTCATAGAAGAATAGATAAAGAGGCATCACAGTATGGTATAACTGCTGTTCAAGCTAGAATACTCGGTTTTATATATTGTAATTCCAATAAAAAAGATATATTTCAAAGGGATATAGAAGAAGAACTTGATATTAGACGTTCCTCAGTAACCAGTGTACTCCAGCTAATGGAAAAAAACGGATACATTAGAAGGGTAAGTGTTTCTGAAGATGCAAGACTTAAGAAGATAATAATAACAGAAAAAGGTTTGGAAATTCAAAAAAAGGTATATGATTTCATTCTTGAAATGGAAGAATCTTTAAAGGATGAATTAAGTGATGAGGAGACAGACATATTAGTGGATTTACTTGACAGATTGTCTGAAAAAATTGGGGATGGAATATAG
- a CDS encoding ABC transporter ATP-binding protein yields MIRKISSYIGEFKRDSIITPIFVALEAIMETIIPMLMALIIDNGVGKGDIKYVCIVGTIMLMVSFVSLTCGALSGKYAAKASTGFARNLRRAMYYNIQNFSFSNIDKYSTAGLITRLTTDITNVQNAFQMIIRMLVRAPFMLIFAMAMSFYINAKLALVFLGAIIFLGIILYIIMTRVHPYFVEVFKKYDDLNAGVQENLTAIRTVKAYVREEHEKSKFYKASETLYKYFIRAEKLIIINAPAMQFAVYTCILLLSWLGAKMIVSKSMTTGELMSLFTYTVNILMSLMIISMVFVMVIMAKSSAERIVEVLNEKSDLADPEEPIFKVKDGSIFFNKVGFSYNKNMDNLVLENVNLKINSGETIGIIGGTGSGKSTLVQLIPRLYDTTCGTVEVGGVDVRKYDIETLRDEVSMVLQKNVLFSGTINQNLKWGNKNASDEEIVAACRQAQADEFIEKFPDKYDTFIEEGGSNVSGGQKQRLCIARALLKKPKILILDDSTSAVDTKTDALIRKAFVEAIPDTTKIIIAQRVSSVQDADRIIVLNDGKIDGFGTHEELLKTNEIYHEVYESQVKGDDDDNGSK; encoded by the coding sequence ATGATAAGAAAGATATCAAGTTATATAGGTGAATTTAAAAGAGATTCTATTATAACACCTATATTTGTTGCTTTAGAAGCCATAATGGAGACGATTATTCCAATGTTGATGGCATTGATAATTGATAATGGTGTGGGAAAAGGAGATATAAAATATGTATGTATTGTTGGGACTATAATGCTTATGGTGTCATTTGTGTCACTTACCTGTGGTGCATTATCAGGAAAATATGCGGCTAAAGCATCTACTGGTTTTGCTAGAAACCTGCGAAGAGCAATGTACTATAATATTCAGAACTTTTCTTTTTCTAATATAGATAAATATTCTACAGCTGGTCTTATAACTAGATTGACTACAGACATAACAAACGTTCAAAATGCATTTCAAATGATAATAAGAATGCTTGTTAGAGCACCGTTTATGCTAATTTTTGCTATGGCAATGAGTTTTTATATAAATGCAAAGTTAGCACTTGTATTCTTGGGTGCCATAATTTTTTTGGGAATTATATTGTATATTATAATGACTAGAGTACATCCATATTTTGTGGAAGTTTTTAAAAAATACGATGATTTGAATGCTGGTGTACAAGAAAATTTAACTGCCATAAGGACTGTAAAAGCTTATGTAAGAGAAGAGCATGAAAAAAGCAAGTTTTATAAAGCGTCTGAAACTTTGTATAAGTACTTTATAAGGGCTGAGAAATTAATAATAATTAATGCTCCTGCAATGCAGTTTGCAGTGTATACGTGTATTTTGCTTTTGTCGTGGCTTGGAGCAAAAATGATTGTTTCAAAATCCATGACAACGGGAGAACTTATGAGCCTATTTACTTATACTGTTAATATATTAATGAGTCTTATGATTATTTCAATGGTATTTGTAATGGTAATTATGGCCAAGTCATCTGCTGAAAGAATTGTTGAGGTTTTGAACGAAAAAAGTGATTTAGCAGATCCAGAGGAACCAATTTTTAAAGTAAAAGATGGCTCAATATTCTTTAACAAAGTTGGTTTTAGTTATAATAAAAATATGGACAATCTAGTTTTGGAAAATGTAAACTTGAAAATTAATTCGGGTGAAACAATAGGTATTATAGGAGGAACAGGAAGTGGAAAATCTACTTTAGTTCAACTTATTCCAAGACTATATGATACTACATGTGGAACTGTTGAAGTTGGTGGAGTTGATGTTAGAAAATATGACATAGAGACTCTTAGGGATGAAGTTTCAATGGTGCTGCAAAAGAATGTACTGTTTTCCGGGACAATAAATCAAAATTTGAAATGGGGAAATAAAAATGCTTCTGATGAAGAAATAGTTGCTGCATGTAGACAAGCTCAAGCTGATGAATTTATAGAAAAGTTTCCTGATAAGTATGATACTTTTATTGAAGAGGGTGGTTCGAATGTATCAGGTGGGCAAAAACAAAGATTATGCATTGCAAGGGCTCTGCTAAAAAAACCAAAAATATTAATTTTAGATGATTCTACTAGTGCAGTAGATACTAAAACTGATGCTCTTATTAGAAAAGCATTTGTAGAAGCAATACCAGATACTACAAAAATTATTATTGCACAGCGTGTCTCTTCAGTTCAGGATGCAGATAGAATTATTGTATTAAATGATGGAAAAATAGATGGCTTTGGAACTCATGAGGAGTTACTAAAGACAAATGAGATATACCATGAAGTTTATGAATCTCAAGTGAAAGGGGACGATGATGACAATGGGTCAAAATAA
- a CDS encoding ABC transporter ATP-binding protein has protein sequence MGQNNNIKPRQMGRHRGYVKPSKNSLKTLKRLLAYVIKEYKFLFLIVLVGITISSLANVVGTLFLRNLIDDYITPLLQRSNPNFGPLLKMITTMAVIYYVGVVSTYVYSRVMIIISEGSLKRIRDDIFSHMESLSISFFDTHSHGNLMSIYTNDTDTLRQMISQSIPQILAAIITVVSTFISMVYLSFPLAIVEILIVILMIYVIKNIGGKSGKYFGLQQKDLGMVNGYIEEMINGQKVVKVFCHEEDAKIDFDKLNNELYHSSNNANKYANILMPIMGNIGYINYVFVAIFGSILAISGFGGFTLGGIAAFLQLTRTFSATINQMSQQFNFVIMALAGAERIFRLLDEKPEADEGYVSLVNAKENEKGELVETEKHTGIWAWKHPHHDGTLTYTKLLGEVVFDDVDFGYTDEKVILHNIKLYAKPGQKVAFVGATGAGKTTITNLINRFYDIQDGKIRYDGININKIKKDDLRRSLGIVLQDPHLFTGTVADNIRYGKLDASQEEVIAASKLANADGFIKHLPNGYDTVITGDGGNLSQGQRQLLTIARAAIADPPVLILDEATSSIDTRTEAIVQEGMDKLMKGRTVFVIAHRLSTVKNSDVIMVLEQGRIIERGSHHDLIEQRGKYYQLYTGAFELS, from the coding sequence ATGGGTCAAAATAATAATATTAAACCCAGGCAAATGGGCAGACATCGTGGATATGTAAAGCCTAGCAAAAATTCTTTAAAAACATTAAAAAGATTATTAGCTTATGTTATTAAGGAATATAAGTTTTTATTCCTTATTGTATTAGTAGGTATTACCATAAGTTCTCTTGCTAATGTTGTTGGTACATTATTTTTGAGAAACTTAATTGACGATTATATAACACCTCTTTTACAAAGATCAAATCCTAATTTTGGACCGCTTTTAAAAATGATAACTACTATGGCAGTAATTTATTATGTTGGAGTTGTGTCAACATATGTATACAGTCGTGTGATGATTATAATTTCCGAAGGATCTCTTAAAAGAATAAGAGATGACATATTTTCTCATATGGAAAGCCTATCTATTAGTTTCTTTGATACACATTCTCATGGAAATTTGATGAGTATTTATACAAACGATACAGATACTTTAAGGCAGATGATTAGTCAGAGTATTCCACAGATATTAGCAGCAATTATTACTGTTGTCAGTACTTTTATCTCAATGGTATATTTAAGTTTTCCACTGGCTATAGTTGAAATTTTAATTGTAATTTTAATGATTTATGTTATCAAAAATATTGGGGGAAAAAGTGGAAAGTATTTCGGACTTCAACAAAAAGATTTAGGTATGGTAAATGGATATATAGAAGAAATGATAAATGGCCAGAAGGTTGTTAAAGTCTTTTGTCATGAAGAAGATGCAAAAATTGATTTTGATAAGTTGAATAACGAGCTTTATCACAGTTCAAATAATGCAAATAAGTATGCCAATATTTTAATGCCTATTATGGGTAACATTGGTTATATCAATTATGTATTTGTTGCTATTTTTGGTTCTATTTTAGCTATTAGTGGATTTGGCGGATTTACTCTTGGAGGAATTGCAGCGTTTTTACAATTGACGAGAACATTTAGTGCTACAATTAATCAAATGTCTCAGCAGTTTAATTTTGTTATAATGGCACTAGCAGGAGCTGAACGTATATTCAGACTTCTTGATGAAAAGCCAGAAGCGGATGAAGGCTATGTATCCTTGGTTAATGCAAAAGAAAATGAAAAAGGAGAATTAGTAGAAACTGAAAAACATACAGGAATTTGGGCATGGAAACATCCCCATCATGACGGCACGCTTACTTATACGAAACTTCTTGGAGAGGTAGTATTTGATGATGTGGATTTTGGATATACTGATGAGAAAGTTATACTGCATAATATAAAGCTTTATGCAAAACCGGGACAAAAAGTAGCCTTTGTAGGTGCTACGGGTGCAGGAAAGACTACTATTACTAATTTAATTAACCGTTTCTATGATATTCAGGATGGGAAAATTAGATATGATGGCATTAATATTAACAAAATCAAGAAGGATGATTTAAGAAGATCTCTTGGAATTGTACTGCAGGATCCTCATCTGTTTACAGGAACAGTTGCAGATAACATTAGGTATGGAAAATTAGATGCATCACAGGAAGAAGTAATTGCAGCATCAAAGCTTGCAAATGCAGATGGATTTATAAAACATTTACCAAATGGATATGATACTGTTATTACTGGAGATGGTGGAAACCTGTCACAAGGACAAAGGCAGCTATTAACTATTGCTAGAGCTGCTATTGCAGATCCACCGGTTTTAATACTTGATGAAGCTACATCCAGCATTGATACAAGAACAGAAGCTATTGTTCAAGAGGGAATGGATAAGCTTATGAAAGGAAGGACGGTATTTGTAATTGCTCACAGGCTTTCAACGGTTAAAAACTCAGATGTAATTATGGTGCTGGAACAAGGCAGAATCATTGAAAGAGGAAGTCACCATGATTTGATTGAGCAAAGAGGGAAATATTATCAGTTGTATACAGGAGCCTTTGAACTGTCATAA